gcctgataatgaGCCATTCATTAGAATCAGGGGTCACAGTTTTAAAgacataattaaaaatgtaattcagcAATCCTTGACAATTTATGTATAAtctaattacacattttttcatttttcattttttgtaatctgattacacaATACCAATTACAGTACATGAgatccattactacccaaccCTGTCTATAatattattatcacatttatttatctttcattaGTACTGTCAAATGAATAAGAAGATAAAAGGTAGATATGGCTGAAATAACACAGgattgtttgtttaaaacacataaaacagatTGGATCATTTATCAGTATTATAACCTGTCATTAACATCTTAAATACTTAACCCAATAATAAATGTCATTCTCTAAttttctgaaacacaaacttGTAAATCACACAGAGTGGCAGATATGAGTCCTGGAACATCGGCCGAAACAACGCTCAGAACATCGACCTGAACAGAAACTTCCCTGATCTGACGTCCATCATTTACAGCCGGCGCAGACAAAAGGGCCACCGCACCGACCACGTCCCAATCCCAGACTATTACTGGTTTGGTAAGGTACAGTATGAATCCTTCTCCATATGTGTCATGTCACTGCATGATAGTTTATAGCCTCATGGACGCTGCTGCTGATGAACCACTTTAAATTTAGTGCTTCATGTCTTGGTCCGAACATGCTGCGATGCAGGTTGCACCGGAGACTTACGCTGTCATGAAATGGATCCGCTCCATCCCATTTGTGATCTCCGCTAACTTCCACGGTGGAGACCTGGTGGTGTCCTACCCCTATGATCTGTCCAAACACCCGATGCAGAGCAGCATGTTCTCCCCATCACCGGATGAACAGGTGAACGGGCTCCTTCAAACACCTccagaacagaaaaacattcaCTGTGTTCCTATATTTGGACAtaatttaaaactttaattcaTGTATATGTTCTTTTCTGGAAGATGACAAAAATAACTCTTGGTTTTTTTATCATGTAGGTGTTCAAGCTTCTTGCGAGAACATATGCGAATGCCCATGAAACAATGTCCTATGAGAGCGCCCAGTGTGGATCATCTCGCACCCACAGTCAGAAAGGAATCATTAACGGAGCGCAGTGGTCCAGCATTGCAGGAAGTGAGTTGCAAACATTATCCCTCAGTTACAGTCTAACAGTGGATATCTTATATTAGATGTCAGATGgagccactagaggtcgctgtaAGACCAGAGGCAGTGAGAGGGCCTGGGGAACGGTCAGCACAGTTGATGGTGGATCTCTGGGtgaagctgttttgtttttgtctcccttCAGGCATGCAGGACTTCAACTATCTCCACACCAACTGTTTCGAGGTGACCGTGGAGCTGGGCTGTGATAAATTCCCTCCTGAAGAGGAGTTATTTCTCGCCTGGCATGAAAACCACGAGGCTTTGATCACATATATTGAAGCAGTAAGAACATTGTTGACACTGTGGTGTTTGGCTGAGGGATGCACTGATCCGACTGATCTGAGATCCAACACCAATGTTGTTTTTCCCCCCCAACTTCAAAACACATCGCTTCTTAATTAAACTGTTAGTGAAAGCTATTAGTCGCCATTTATGTAGAGCCATGCTTCTGCTGTAAGAATCCTTTGAACTGGAAAGACTTACTAGAATAATTACTGCTGGGAAATattgagagaaacaaagagatttGGCAGCCCAAATCAGCAGAATAAAGATTTATGTACTTGTGTTCCTCAGGCTCATCGAGGTATCAAAGGCATCGTGAAAGACGAGGAGGGGAATGGAATCAAAGACGCGAGGGTATCAGTCATAGGAATACGGCACGACGTCACCACAGGTAATCATGAACATCAGCTGCTACAGTCACGAGATTTTCCACAGATGAATTCTTGTATTGTACTGTGTTACATTAGCCAAAGCTATGTTTCTCATGGCCaacatgacacattttgttctgttaAGTGGCACTCCACTATTGTTACGTTAAAGTACTTCTTGTGAGATTTAAAGTCGTGTATGAAATAGTGGTCAAAATCCTTCTGTACAATTGCAATAATTTCCATAACTCAGTACAACAAGTAAACTTATTTTTCTGGAAGTTTTGATCCGTCTGACTCAAAAATGCCtgacaaccaaacaaacacgACGCATCACTTCAGGCAATTAAGTTAAGTTAATTAAAGAACATATTTAACCTTCACATGACCAACTCTGTAATCACACAGCTGTCTTGAATTGTCCGAAGACGTTTTTCCCGTCTCTACCATCCATATATGCCAAGAATGCTGTATGAGTCTTCCTGCCTGACCTGTATAGAGCCACGACCATTAGTCACTAagttgtttttcaagcaaaaatgtcaaaactctgctgctcccagcttcttaaacataaggatttactgcttttctatgtcatttatgacagtaaatgaaaagtctttggattttggactgttggttggacaaaaagtAATATGAAGACGTCATTtcgggctctgggaaattgtgatggagtaaacaattatttgatttgtgaaaataatcttgTAACAAAGGCTTTCCTTGTGAGTAAACAGTTCGGAGTGCCccttcaaaaaacaaacagtcccACTCAGAGATGTAAGCATGACAATAATAACTCCAAACGCTCcgcctccttctccctctccctgcccAGCTGAAAATGGAGACTACTGGCGCCTCCTCACCCCTGGCATCCACATCGTGACCGCCCAGGCCCCGGGCTACAACAGAGCTATGAAGAAAGTCCACCTGCCTGCTCGCTTGCCCACGGCAGGCCGGGTGGACTTTGTGCTGCAGAAAGCCACTCTCCAGCCCGACgtgcaggaggaggacgacATCATCCCGTCTTTGGGCTCCTACGACCGCTTCGACCCTTACAACCAGTACGAGCGCTACACCCTGATGGCTGATCTGAGCCAGAACCGcgaggagagagcagagaagcCCTGGTGGTGGAACTACTTTGTCCTGCCGGGAGGACCCGCACCAACCTGGCTGCTCAAACAATATTAGAGCTTTAATGAGGAAGAATATAATCTCTCTCAAACTGAGCTATCATGTAACTGTATGTGCTGCAGAAAGGTGTCAAAGCTAGCTGGCTGGCCTTCGTGTAAGCTTTCGTCCAAACTTGAAATTATAACGTAAGCACCTTTTATGAGCTTTTGCCTTGATAATAACATAACTTCTATTAATGAccacaatgagattttttaaaatacttttataacatttttacagcagaaataaagagCTTTTTATGTGTAAACAGTCCGTTGTTGTACTAATTATACCACTAATAATGTTTGAACAGCAAAAAATGCACtagaataaaacttaaaaacacatttaaacaggaAATATATTCACATATTTTCTCACTCTGATTGACTCACACGTCGTCTTAGTTTAGTTATGATATTTTGGGAGGTAATGAAGCCAGATGGCCACTAGGAGGCAGGCTGAGTCAACTTCTGGTCCAAGCCACTCCAAACCACTTAGTCTGCTTGATCTTCCACACAGTGCATACTTTGTACAATTAGAAGAAACAGTTCTGTGCAGGTGTGTCTTGAGCATTAAACTGAGTCAGAGTTTTGTTGGATTAAAACACTCCtgattttttgtctttaaaggagcactacgtagttttggggaagaatttttaatctgaagagaaagatcttcattgactgatttttttttatgcctaaacaaactaaattaaatctctttgttttttcatgactgaaaaaactgaataaacaaactgaccttaaaggacacacaatttcatagtgttttagtttATATTGGCGgactctgccacctttctagcttcaaacagtgttctgggaccttagtttcctctgagaacagcttgtttattcagctgtgggaaaaaaaaaattctgagttcgtataatgtaaatattacctCTCTGAGATTCTATATTTCTtttctaaaactacatagtgcccctttaagcttTCCGTTTCAGCTTCATTTAATGACCACGTCGGCTGCCCGTCTTAAATTGAATGTATTACAACAAATAACACAATGTACAAAAGTTaagtaaagaaaatattttagaaattatttaaaaatcttCAACTGCAGTGTTTCCCAGTCTTTTTAACCTAAGTTATGACCCCTCAGAAGCATTTTCTACTTGGAGCTCTTCCAACATGACACCAAAGTAGTTGTACTTCCACCAAAGATTGATTGTCTCTTCGCTAAATCTTTTAAATTCCTTTTCAGAAGCTTGAAGCTTCTTTGTCAGAGGCTTAAAGAGGTAAAACAAATCCAGTTCTTCCATGAAAAGCATACAAATattgtagaaaaaaacaaaaacaagcaaaaaaatatagaattttgtgtaagagatgttt
This is a stretch of genomic DNA from Pagrus major chromosome 10, Pma_NU_1.0. It encodes these proteins:
- the LOC141003548 gene encoding carboxypeptidase Z-like isoform X2, with product MLLVLLQLLVLVSCAPPRCHPGFRGLCKPILEEKPKCTDVFLSYCDDMSYTQTMFPNILGHKTREEAEAGAEYLLLSVVESLLGGECNPEIRMLGCSVLAPRCERETVLRPCRTTCEAMRKKCSHAFDRIEMAWPYFLDCDRFFVSDQEGCYDPLEGLQEQNAEAVDSMEMPPPEEPATTPQFSYHSNAQMNTILQKVEERCSDIARTYSIGRSMEGREMLVIEFSNNPGQHELLEPEVKYIGNMHGNEVLGRQLLIYLSQYLCSEYLLGNERIQTLVNTTRIHILPSMNPDGYEVAVSGSQDNNDDEERSGRYESWNIGRNNAQNIDLNRNFPDLTSIIYSRRRQKGHRTDHVPIPDYYWFGKVAPETYAVMKWIRSIPFVISANFHGGDLVVSYPYDLSKHPMQSSMFSPSPDEQVFKLLARTYANAHETMSYESAQCGSSRTHSQKGIINGAQWSSIAGSMQDFNYLHTNCFEVTVELGCDKFPPEEELFLAWHENHEALITYIEAAHRGIKGIVKDEEGNGIKDARVSVIGIRHDVTTAENGDYWRLLTPGIHIVTAQAPGYNRAMKKVHLPARLPTAGRVDFVLQKATLQPDVQEEDDIIPSLGSYDRFDPYNQYERYTLMADLSQNREERAEKPWWWNYFVLPGGPAPTWLLKQY
- the LOC141003548 gene encoding carboxypeptidase Z-like isoform X1: MLLVLLQLLVLVSCAPPRCHPGFRGLCKPILEEKPKCTDVFLSYCDDMSYTQTMFPNILGHKTREEAEAGAEYLLLSVVESLLGGECNPEIRMLGCSVLAPRCERETVLRPCRTTCEAMRKKCSHAFDRIEMAWPYFLDCDRFFVSDQEGCYDPLEGLQAEQNAEAVDSMEMPPPEEPATTPQFSYHSNAQMNTILQKVEERCSDIARTYSIGRSMEGREMLVIEFSNNPGQHELLEPEVKYIGNMHGNEVLGRQLLIYLSQYLCSEYLLGNERIQTLVNTTRIHILPSMNPDGYEVAVSGSQDNNDDEERSGRYESWNIGRNNAQNIDLNRNFPDLTSIIYSRRRQKGHRTDHVPIPDYYWFGKVAPETYAVMKWIRSIPFVISANFHGGDLVVSYPYDLSKHPMQSSMFSPSPDEQVFKLLARTYANAHETMSYESAQCGSSRTHSQKGIINGAQWSSIAGSMQDFNYLHTNCFEVTVELGCDKFPPEEELFLAWHENHEALITYIEAAHRGIKGIVKDEEGNGIKDARVSVIGIRHDVTTAENGDYWRLLTPGIHIVTAQAPGYNRAMKKVHLPARLPTAGRVDFVLQKATLQPDVQEEDDIIPSLGSYDRFDPYNQYERYTLMADLSQNREERAEKPWWWNYFVLPGGPAPTWLLKQY